From the Theobroma cacao cultivar B97-61/B2 chromosome 2, Criollo_cocoa_genome_V2, whole genome shotgun sequence genome, one window contains:
- the LOC18608366 gene encoding probable anion transporter 5, which produces MNRTNFPKRYLIVILTFVSTCVCYIERVGFSIAYTVAADAAGINQSSKGTILSTFYYGYACSQVPGGWAAQKIGGRKVLLLSFVLWSSTCFLVPLDPNRVTVLVVARLLVGVAQGFIFPSIHTVLAQWVPPHERSRSVSLTTSGMYLGAAMGMLVLPSLVKFKGPQSVFIAEAALGVVWSLLWFGYATDPPRSEHPKATAAGFGESLLPTKGSQKIKVENGGSTVRTAQIPWKRILVSGPVWAIVVNNFTFHYALYVLMNWLPTYFEQGLQLSLQEMGSSKMMPYFNMFIFSNIGGVLADHLITKRIMSVTKTRKFLNTIGFIIASLALMALPIFRTSGGAIFCSSVALGFLALGRAGFAVNHMDIAPRYAGIVMGVSNTAGTLAGIIGVDMTGQLLEAAKAVYSDLSSPESWRAVFFIPGLLCIFSSFIFLLFSTGERIFD; this is translated from the coding sequence ATGAACCGAACGAACTTCCCAAAGCGATACTTAATTGTCATTTTAACCTTTGTCAGCACATGCGTTTGTTATATAGAACGGGTCGGCTTCTCTATAGCATACACAGTTGCAGCTGATGCTGCTGGGATCAACCAATCAAGCAAAGGCACAATACTTTCCACATTTTATTATGGTTATGCTTGTTCTCAGGTGCCTGGAGGATGGGCAGCTCAAAAAATTGGGGGAAGGAAGGTTCTTCTTCTCTCATTTGTATTATGGTCATCAACTTGTTTTTTGGTTCCTCTAGATCCCAATAGGGTCACAGTCTTGGTTGTTGCTCGTTTGCTTGTTGGTGTGGCACAAGGTTTCATCTTCCCTTCCATCCACACTGTCCTAGCACAGTGGGTTCCACCCCATGAGAGATCAAGATCTGTTTCACTTACAACTTCCGGGATGTACCTAGGTGCAGCTATGGGAATGCTTGTCCTTCCAAGCCTGGTGAAGTTCAAAGGTCCGCAGTCTGTATTCATTGCAGAAGCAGCATTAGGTGTTGTGTGGTCTTTGCTTTGGTTTGGGTATGCAACTGACCCCCCTCGATCTGAGCATCCTAAAGCCACTGCAGCTGGTTTTGGAGAATCTTTGTTGCCAACCAAAGGAAGTCAGAAGATAAAAGTGGAGAATGGAGGAAGTACTGTCAGAACTGCCCAAATCCCATGGAAGAGAATTTTAGTAAGCGGGCCAGTTTGGGCAATTGTGGTAAATAATTTCACATTCCATTATGCTCTGTATGTATTGATGAACTGGCTGCCAACATACTTTGAGCAGGGTCTCCAGCTCAGTCTTCAGGAAATGGGTTCTTCTAAGATGATGCCTTATTTTAACATGTTCATATTCTCAAATATCGGTGGGGTTCTTGCTGACCACTTGATTACTAAAAGAATAATGTCTGTGACTAAAACTAGGAAGTTCTTGAACACTATAGGGTTCATAATTGCTTCTCTTGCATTGATGGCACTTCCAATCTTCAGAACTTCTGGTGGAGCTATTTTCTGTTCTTCTGTGGCTCTTGGTTTCTTGGCGCTTGGGAGGGCTGGGTTTGCAGTGAATCATATGGATATTGCACCCAGATATGCAGGAATTGTTATGGGCGTATCTAATACAGCTGGTACTCTAGCTGGGATTATTGGGGTTGATATGACTGGACAGCTTCTTGAAGCTGCCAAAGCTGTGTATTCAGATCTTTCTAGTCCAGAGAGCTGGAGAGCAGTCTTTTTCATTCCTGGCTTGCTGTGCATATTCAGTTCTTTCATATTCTTGCTATTCTCAACAGGGGAGAGGATTTTTGACTGA